cttaggttgtttagtagttagggttaattagagcacttgtcttctaattaactacgactaaggagagataggaaaatagttccaacggtgaatattcaagcatgaattgatatatatttgcatcgatgatcagttgctagattccgatggtggaagttgacttagaccaatgttttcttacttgattaatattttaaattgtttctttgttatttttcttaaaattattttcatactcaaaacccccccatccttgttcacgtagcataaaactcggctaattactctccgtgggatcgacccttacttccactgctatatatatattttcacaagtaaggttttatttttgggtgcctgcgacagcacaccaaattttggcgccgttgccggggagtgattctagtttatttttgtgcttcttgtgatccttatttttttttttttgaaattttttttgcttttattattttcaaaaaaaaaataaaataaaaaattgtttgttttatttattttcattactctagactttttctaatttgttttaattgtttatgactGTAACTCGATCTTCTAACCAAAGTGATTTTCAGTACGAtccaaaaatagaaagaacTTTGTGCAGGTTAAGGAGGGAAGCTCGGAGAAATTCTGAAGAAAACGATTTGGCTCTTGACTTCCTATTTGCTAGCAATTCTGATTTAAAAGAGGAGGAAATCATGGCTGGAAATCGAACTTTGAAAGAGCTTGCTGCTCCTGATTTGAATCAACAACCTTTATGCATAACGTTCCCTACTTTAGATGCTACTActacttttgaattaaaatctggACTAATACATCTCTTGCCCACTTTTTATGGCCTTACAGGTGAAGATCCTCACAAGCATTTAAAGGAGCTTCATGTGGTATGCACGAGTATGAAACCCACAGGGGTAACTGAGGAGCAAATTAAATTGAGagcctttccattttctttgaaaGATTCGGCTAAGGATTGGCTCTATTATCTACCCTCCAGGAATATTACCACATGGAACGAGATGAAGAGactgtttttggaaaaatatttcccagctTCAAGGGCATCCAACATTCGAAAAGAAATTTGTGGTGTAAGGCAGCAAAACGGAGAGTCCCTACATGAATACTGGGAACGTTTTAAGAAATTATGTGCAAGCTGCCCCCATCATCAAATTAGTGAGCAACTACTTATCCAATATTTTTATGAGGGCCTTCTACCCATTGATAGGAACATGATTGATGCTGCTAGTGGAGGAGCTTTGGTGGATAAAACTCCCGAGGCCGCaagaaacttgattgcaaatatGGCGGCCAACTCTCAACAATTTGGCACTAGGCTTGACCTTCCATCTAAGCCTATTAATGAGGTAAGTATTTCAtcccttgaacaacaaattgcaAGTCTGACTTCTCTTGTTCGTCAAATGGCTGTAGGTAATATGCAAACGGTGAAGGCTTGTGGAATTTGTTCAATAGTAGGGCATCCAACCAATATGTGCCCAACTCTTCAAGAGGAGCCCATTGAGCAAGTGAATGCAGCAGGTGGTTTTCCTGGACAACCGCAAAGGAAATATGATCCCTATTCGAGCACGTATAACCCAGGATGGAGGGATCACCCCAATCTCAGCTATGAGAATCCACAAGTAAACCAGCCAGCGACTCAAACCCACCCAAGTTATCAGCAATATAAGCAGCCATACCTTCCTAGACAACAATCGGGCCAAATTTCTAATTCTGGTATGTCTTTAGACGATATTGTTAGGTCTCTTGCCACTAACACTTTGCAATTTCAACAGGAGACGAGGGCCAGTATTCAAAGTTTGGAAAATCAGATGGGGCAGATGGCGACCGCAATTAATAAGCTAGAGGCGCAAAGTTCGGGGAAATTACCCTCTCAAACGGTACTAAATCCAAGAGAAAATGTAAGTGCAATCGTTTTGAGAAGTGGTAACGAGATTGAGATTCCAGTAAAGGCAACCCCTGCATCGTCAgagcaagaaaaggagaaaaacgtCGTTGCAGAAGGGGATTTTCCCAATGACGATGACGTACCGAAGCGTAAGTTTCCACCTCTTTCTGAGTATAAACCAGTACCTCCTTTTCCTCAGGCTTTAACAGAATCTAGAAAATATGAACGAAATTCAGATTTATATGAGACTTTTCGTAGATGCGAGTTAAATATTCCACTTTTAGATGCTATTAAACAAGTACCTCGTTATGCTAAATTCCTGAAAGAACTGTGCACACATAAGAgggaacaaaaacataaaagatatGAGAAGGTGAGAGTGGGGGAGAATGTTTCTGCagttattcaaagaaaactccCTGCGAAGTGCAAAGATCCAGGTATGTTTACTATCCCTTGTACGATAGGTAACATGAGATTTGAGAAGGCCATGGCAGATTTAGGAGCTTCCATCAATGTAATGCCATATTCTATTTATGCTTCTTTGAAACTTGGGCCTTTGCTTAAAACTGGTGTTGTGATTCAATTGGCTGATAGATCTATTGCCTATCCTAAGGGTGTAGTTGAGGATGTTCTTGTGCAAATCAATGATTTGGTTTTTCCTGCTGATTTCTatgtgcttgatatggaaaatggtGATCAAACTGCTCCTATTTTGTTAGGAAGACCATTCTTGAAGACATCCAAAGCCAAGATAGATGTTAATAGTGGCACAATTACCATGGAATTTGATGGTAAAattgttaagtttaatatttgtgatgccatgaaatatcctgatgatgataatcctgtttattctGTTGATGTGATTGATCCTTTAGCACAGgaagtttttgaacttgatggAAAAGATGAATTGGAAGTTGTCATTAGTAAGCatcttgagaaaaagaaagaagagttaGCCTCGAGTGTTGATTTGCAGGAAACTGTTACAGTGCTGAATGATTTTCCGAAGTTACAACAGTCAAGTAATGTTGCATTACCAAATTATAACGAGAGGCCTTTACCCTCTGTTTTGCAAGCCGCTCCTGATTTGAAGACGAAGGCTTTTCAAGACAAGATGATCTTTAGGAAGGAGtttaaaattggtcaaaaagtccttctATGCCAATCACAGCTTCATTTGTTTCCGGGTAAGTTGCGTTCTCGTTGGATTGGACCTTTTGTTGTTACTAATGTTTTTCCTCATGGTGcagttgaaattcaaaatttagcaACTTCCAAAGTGATCAAGGTGAATGGTCATAGACTTAAGACTTTCTATGAAGGTTTCCAAGTAGAGAATTTGGTGAAATTGGACCTTGAAGATCCAATTTGTACTAATTGAAGAAAGACTTGAGTCGAGCCAACGACAATAAACAAGGGCGCtgcttgggaggcaacccaaggggagtttgttttcttattctcatatttatatttttgttatttttgtcttttctttgcatttcacctacattggggacaatgttagttttaagtgtgggggaagggatttaggttgtgttttaatttgtttggttgtgttttaatttgttttcttttaaaaaaaaaaaaaattgttttcctttttgttttttgtggttttcaataatttttggttgtgtATGCCATGAGCAAGTTTCAATTAAGCTTGGaaaattcataacatgattGGATAGTAATCTTTCGACTTAgaattatttagtttgattatttTCCTTGAGATGGTGGTGACTAAATTTGGTAGACAAAAACCGGTGAGATTTTGAGCCTTTAGACTGACACATCCATATCagtctcactattttctttcatgtgtgatattctttcatggatttgtttctccAGAACTTGCCTTGATTCTCTTTCGAAGTCATATTGACACGtgcatgcatgaacatgattAAGGCCCTCTTTGTTATAAAACCACATAAAGCCAAATAGCctaccttgtaattaatttttcccattgttgaacccctttgagctttatcgCTTATTGTGAACCCACATTACAAGCTTTAAACCCGAAAAACAATGTTTTTACCTAAGTCATAAAGCTAGTGGAGCATTGTTCATCATTATGATATGTATGGGTGTGCAAGAAATAAGTGTGGGGTGTCTAGATTTGTGGTTTGGCTATGACTGGTGAAATGGAACATGTTCTCATTCTCAATTCATGAGTTCCattattgatgaaaaaaaaaaaagaaaaaaaaaagaaagaaaagaaaagaaaagaaaggaagtgaTGGAGGAAATTGCTTTTGATATTACAAAGTGTCCATGTTTATAATTCctcctaaaatttaaaaaaattgagtttgtTTATACGTGATATgtacaaattgaagaaagctgCTGAATGGAGTAACTGGTTttacatgtcttatatattTGAGCCtcaattgatttgatttttgctcCACTAGTTTCAATGGCTTTTGAGCTACACTCCCAAATATTTCCTACCTTGATCCTAAACCCTGTTACAACCCTTAAAAAGTCCTTATGATTCATGTTATGCATGTGATTCCAGTGGTggagaatgagaagatatgcaagcctatggtagatcatttccattggaatgaatttgagCGAAACACATACCCTTCAAACACATGAGAGTCGAGTGTTTATTTCCGTGAGGGTCTACATTTTTAGTCTACTCCatcttcaagtgaaaatacttgCTAAGTAATTTTAAGCTgtttaaaaatgtttattcaTGATATGTTCTGAATTGTGAAGAGCTTGGTTGTTCCTTGTTGATGGCGTTGCAACCTTGGTTTTCTTAGGAAGGTGAATTTGAGATTTGCTCGAGGACGAGCAAAGGTTAAGTGCGGGggaatttgatgagaatgtaaaatgttatatttttccccttaatatttaatctcttatacttatttaatgcctaaatgtactaattattcttatattttgatttaggatacaaattgaggcattaaatgcaaaacaaagctaattgggcgattttggacagatttgacatcagtttgtaatctgggcataactctctcataaaagcttcgattgagatgattcaagatgctgtggaacaccaagaaaaagatctacaacttttatgttttgcgttttgagagataccggatgaatcaaggtcgaaatcaggcttgaagttgacgttctgatgcggtttaattgcggaatttttcagatatggaaatttctttactttgagacttttcataatcatccaatcaattccagccaagccaagcaataaatacaaagtcaagcaaaaggaagaaaaggaaggaaaagatgcgtagaggatcaagaaaataaagaagagatttgtggggaccacgtgaagaagacaacatgaaaggagcatctctttccatgacaaggcaaattgattttctctccatacttggctgatttgtggggacttaaacaaggaaagaatcgataaagcatatggcaacaaaagtccccattgaaatcatcaccttcctagttatcctaccctttattttatgtttaatattttccttaattagtagatttgtgtattgttattttaggatagtatttacaatatctttctttaggagatttcctaggtttctagcatatgggatgaaacatgtataaaaggggggaaccattACACACACCACACACTTTCTAACACACAtcatctatcttccatcttctcccctcttctctaacttctttgagtcatggccctgcgtggctaaactttcataattggtcgaaggaaacggaagcctcggaatcaataaaactgtgagatctaatttgtttttattgttcgatttatgctttgagtatcagatgttcttctatacttattttcatgattgtctcgtttaattgctaggagtactactagtttattattcgttgcaatctattgctaggttggatatcaaatccgtaattgtttgatccctccaatctgtgaagtaactaagatttaatgatttgctgcttttcagtgattattaaatcttaggaagaacatccgacgaaattaaatgcaaccgcttgtgcttgtgttgtttcgcttcatcgatctctctaattcttaaggctgctactagattaaacctatagcgcttgtcttaggttgtttagtagttagggttaattagagcgcttgtcttctaattaactacgactaaggagagataggaaaatagttccaacggtgaatattcaagcatgaattgatatatatttgcatcgatgatcagttgccagattccgatggtggaagttgacttagaccaatgttttcttacttgattaatattttaaattgtttctttgttatttttcttaaaattattttcatactcaaaacccccccatccttgttcacgtagcataaaactcggctaattactctccgtgggatcgacctTTACTTccactgctatatatatattttcacaagtaaggttttatttttgggtgcctgCGACAGCACACCACGACGTAGGTCCGCAACTTATTAAGTAAATGGTTGCTAAATTGGTTTATGCAATGAGTTTAAGAAATAGTTCGTAacctttaaatatatattaaatgtggGTTTTTCATAAAAGTATGTATAAGTTGTCTTTGTTATTATACCATTAAAAAATGATGTTTATTTTGAAGTAGAGAGCATAACCCTGATAACAAATCCTGTATATTTTAATACAGATAAATTATGCAGTATATATAATTGGAATTAATCATAGCTTTTCCTCTGTATGGTCTATCCAAGCCTTTAATTGCTTCTTAGTAGGATTGGCATTGTCTCGAACGACCTGTAAGAAAATACCGGTGCCCTGGATATTGCCACATACCACCATATAACTAGTAGTCCAACCTTGAGTGGCCACACTACTAGCAAAGTCGTAATGATAATCTATTCGTACATGGTGCGTCtgtcacaaaacaaccattggatataatctcaaacataaaagtaaatattttttacCACAAGGTCAAGCTAGTACAATAGTAGCCTATGACCCATGGTCATGTCATACAATGCAagtattgttaatttatttaataaaatcatatataaacatTTGTCCATTTGAAGCAGTCTTAAGCATgttataaaaatcaataagctcATGACATAGAATAAAACATATTCAATATGCTGACATATCACACGTTAAATATGAACAATCTCTTAATAAATTACTTACCCGAATCGCTCTTCCACAATCTTGAGCATCTTAACTCCAAGTCACTGCAATCCCACTCTAATGTTAGGATAAACACGTTAAAAGTTCTAATCCGTACAAGTAAAACCCTAATCATGTGGTAAAAGCCTAATCATTCattaaacaatttataaacttaTTCTGGATAGCAATGATTGGTCGCTCCTATTTATTCTAACGTTGGTTCGTCTATTTGGGTTGATCGTTCGTCCCAtgacaaaaaatataaactaaccTAAATACCTATACTCATGCATTAATCCAACTTTATTGGAACATAGAGGTTTGAACACAACATAACTGAAATATTTCATACATAATGTgagtcaaaaaaatattaaaggcgATAACTTTATCTATTTAAAGCTAACCCATTTGTTAAAATTTCATTACAAGTAGCCTAAAAAAATATATCGAAGAGGTTACTACTATTCTTTAGGAAATCTAAAACATATTATTAAACCTTAATATTCCTACATAAAACTTAATAAAGAAactattttcatcaaaattgcattttttttttatttaaacaaatagCTAAGCATGTTAAAGCATGAATTTAAACAGTAGAACATATGTGAAAAACAAGATATTAAAGGCTAGGTTACCCTTAGTCCTTAGATAGGAATCCTTCAAGCTTTAGAGAGAGAAGTCCTCTAAAAGTagccctttctctctctctctctctaggtctAAGGTGGAGTAAAAAACCGAATACGGAGGGTCTAGGGTTTATCTTTAGGCCTTTTTATAGAGCAAATCTTCGCACGCATGCCaacttatcttctttttttgaatttatgaacGAACATCACCAGCAATGTTCCTGCATACcaactcttcttttttatttttttttgaaagaaaagatttcTGTGTACAACTTATCATTCCAAGAAAACTTCAAACTTTCGTTTGTTGCATATTTTAAACTAATAATTTACATTGTTTTTATTTCGAAAAGCATTTTACTTAATGGggaatttgaaatatttgaaaccTATAAAAAGTGGTATAAggtcattttattatttcataggaaaaattataatttagcctTCTAAACTACTAGTCGTTTTACGGATAGCCCCCCGAGCTACCATCGTTTGAACTCtggccccacaaactaccaaaatgtttGAAAAAGTCCCATTTTGGCGAAATATGCACATAATACCTTGACACATGTCATttccaattaaaaataaaaaataaaagaaaattaaaactaaaaaaaataaaataaaatattattattattattattaattttttttttttttaaaaaatagaaagtgggtgtttggggtggctgccaccttGGAGAGGCAGCCGGCGCCACCCCCGGAtccttgggggtggctttcgggtCACCTTGAAATCCAAGGCCTGGGTGTGGCTACATGGCtatttcaactttataaaaatgttattaattattCGAGGTATTACTGGATTAGAGATTCTAATGAGAGGCTATGCTGGAAAGGTTTTAGCTTATCTCCAAACTCTAGTGAAGctctcttttttggtttttttatttttttatttttcctaaatcAGCATGAGAAGGATCAAGATATTAGGCGTGATGGGGACTTGTTTACAAGTCCTCCTCATTGTTTCTTTCTAAAATGTTAGTCTATAGTAATTTCAATAGGCCATGGCCGCTTCACTGAGAAAGTGATCAATAACGGCTGGAAAATTAGTGCATGTTATCATGTACTACCACGATGCGCATCTTATCGTATAATCAActcaattatttataaattatatacaGGATTATAAGGttacaatttattattttgacaaTGCCATCACAAAtgcaatataaatataaacatgTTGTAATAATAAAATCATGTCATAATTCAATACCATATGATCTATTCAAAATATTAACCCCTTTTCGACAGGGTTGGCACTGCTCTGAGAGATTTGTAATACAATATCGATGCCCGTATATTGTACACTACCGTCCATCATTAGCAGTCCGATCGAGTTCGACTTCGGGCGATCTACGTCATTAATGACGTTTGTTTATAGTGACAACCAAGCAAAAATATGGTTACGTGTCGTCGGTCATAAGAATTATTAGATTCAATGCCAaacataaaatgattaaatattatttagtccCCTCAActaaaataaccatttttttttttttataaaaaaccaCGAACTAACGAGGGTCATGTTTTGTcttatcaaattatcaatttgTTACAACTTAGCTCTATAGGTTAGTGTTAGACGAAAAATCAGATTTAACCAAAATCTTCGAAAAATAACCTTATTTTGACCGCTGAAAAACCGAAATAACGATGCATGTATGCCGGTGTGAGCTTAGCCTTCGGTTGTCTGAATCATTTTGAAGAAAATGTGCATCACTGCAATGGGAAAGGAAATTTACATAACAATCTAAGAGCTatgtcgtcaacatgaaaattTATGCACGGACATCACCAGCAATGTTCCTGCATACCAACTGCAACCACTTTAATCATCTACGTGTTTTGTACCCAACTGTTGAACAGGCTTTGGCAAGCCAATTTGCGTCAGTCTTGCGAGCTTGTTCTGACGCTTCTGTTCTTCAACAAGGTAGGCAAGTTCACGCCCAGGTCATTCTCAGAGGAATTAGCAACGATTGTCTTTTGGGAGCAAGGGTTTTGGGAATGTACGTTCTTTGTGGCAGCTTTGAAGATGCCAAGAATACGTTCTATAAGCTTGAACGGAGGTATTCTTTGCCTTGGAATTGGATGATTAGAGGGTTTACGATAATGGGTCGGTTTGATTTTGCCTTGTTGTTTTACTTTAAGATGTTGGGTTTTGGTGCTTCTCCCGATAAGTATACTTTTCCTTATGTGATTAAGGCTTGTAATGGTTTGAATAATGTAAGTCTAGTTAAGTTAGTTAACAGAACAATTCGGTTGATGGGTTTTGAGTTGGATGTGTTTATAGCTAGTTCTTTGATCAAATTTTATGCAGAAAATGATTGTATCAATGATGCGCGatgtttgtttgataaaatgccACATAAAGATTGTGTTCTATGGAATGTCATGCTTAGTAGTTATGTGAAAAATGGAGATCCTAGTAGTGCTCTACAAATATTTTTGGAAATGAAAAATAGTGAAATTAGGCCCAATTCGGTGACATTTACTTGTATATTGTCTGTTTGTGCCTCGGAAGCAAAGATTGGTTTGGGTACTCAGCTTCATGGACTGGTTGTTAGGTATGGGTTGGAGTTGGACTCTCCTGTGGCTAACACATTGTTAGCTATGTATTCAAAATGTCGTTATTTGTTTGATGCATGTAAGTTGTTTGATACGATGCCGCAAACTGATTTGGTAACTTGGAATGGCATGATTTCTGGATTTGTACAAAATGGGTTTATGGGCGAGGCTTCACATTTATTTTGCGAGATGATATCTGTTGGTATCAAACCAGACTCGATCACCTTTGCAAGCTTCCTTCCGTCAGTTACTGAATTGGCATGTGTCAAACAAGGTAAGGAAATTCATGGTTATATGGTAAGACATGGTGTGCCTTTGGATCTATTCGTGAAGAGTGCACTTATTGATATATACTTTAAGTGCAGGAATGTGGAGATGGCACGCAAGATTTTCCTCCAAAGCGACACAATTGATGTCATAGTGTGCACAGCTATGGTTTCAGGCTTTGTGCTTAATGGAATGAATTGCGATGCTTTGGAAATTTTCAGGTGGCTGCTCAAAGAGAAGATGAGACCAAATTCTGTTACCCTGGCAAGTGTTCTGCCTGCTTGTGCTGGTTTGGCTGCTCTGAAATTGGGGAAGGAATTGCATTGTAGCATCCTCAAGAATGGGCTTGATGGGAGATGTCATGTGGGAAGTGCAATTTCGGACATGTACGCTAAATGTGGACGATTGGATCTTGCTCATCATATTTTTGGAAGAATGTCAGAAAGGGATACTGTTTGTTGGAACTCAATGATCACAAGCTGTTCCCAGAATGGCAAGCCAGAAGAGGCCATTGAACTTTTTCGTCAAATGGTGATGGAAGGAACCAGGTATGATTGTGTGGGCATATCAGCTGCTCTATCTGCATGTGCCAACTTACCTTCACTCCGTTACGGGAAAGAGATCCATGGTGTCATGGTTAAAGGTGCATTCAGCTCTGATCTTTTTGCTGAGAGTGCACTGATCGACATGTATGCTAAATGTGGAAACTTGAATTCTGCTCGCTGTGTGTTTGACACAATGCAGGGGAAGAATGAAGTTTCATGGAATAGCATAATTTCTGCTTATGGGAACCATGGTCTCCTTAAGGACTCTCTCACTCTATTCGATCaaatgttggaaaacaaattttTTCCTGATCATGTCACCTTTCTTGCTATACTATCTGCTTGTGGTCATGCAGGCGAAGTTGACATTGGAGCTTGCTATTTCTGCTCCATGACTGAGGAATATGGAATACCAGCCCGGATGGAGCATTATGCATGCATGGTAGATTTGTTTGGGCGTGCTGGTAGGTTGAATGAAGCATTTGAAATGATAAAGAGCATGCCATTCACTCCTGATGCCGGTGTTTGGGGGACATTGCTTGGTGCCTGTCGGGTCTATGGTAATGTTGAACTTGCTGAAGTAGCTTCTAGACATCTTTTTGAGTTAGACCCTCAAAATTCTGGCTACTATGTAGTGCTTTCTAATCTACATGCTGATGCTGGACAGTGGGGGAGTGTGCTCAAGATACGTCGTTTGATGAAAGAAAGACAAGTCCAGAAGGTTCCTGGGTACAGCTGGATTGACATCAACAACACAACTCATATTTTTGTTGCTGCAGATGGAAGTCACCCAGAGTCTGCCGAGATCTATTCAACACTGAAGAGGCTTCTGCTAGAGCTAAGAAAAGAGGGTTATGTACCTCAACCTTACCTTCCAATGCACTCACAAAGCATTGTAATGTGATGaacagaaaaccaaaaaaaaaaaaaaattgatcagtTTTTGTTATCTCAGCGTCAACTGTAACAAAAATATAATGACGGTATCTTACCATGGTAAGTGAGGGTTTCATGATTTCTTAAAAGTATGCTCCTTTACCCTGTTTATTGTCATATAAGAAACTTAGATTTATTATATATCTCAATGTCTTTGTCAATCAATGCAGAgcacaaaattataatttattattaccTCTATTAACTCAAATAAATACTGATTGTATTATCAATGTAACGGCAGAGAAATACTCTTGTACTTTTAGTGTATACACCAGAATTTAATGCTAATCTGAAAGcatggaatttattttttttcttgatccaCCAAGTATGTTTGCTCTTTGTTATGCATTTTGTATCTTTTCCATTCTTGTTTTTTAGTGTCTGAGTTCTTACGAAGGCTTATGTTCAGATTCTTATGAAGTGTTGCAAGGTGAGACTTTGTTCCCCCAAGAAATTTGATACATGATGCAGAAATTTAAGAAGACACTGTACTTctgaattgaaatgaaaaaaaaatatgggaaaTGAAAATCCATTATGAACTGTTGGAACATTGTCAGTACTCATTTTATAACCTGAGATTGTCCCCTATCGATTGTACTATCTACTATGAGGTGATGCTCCtggttggtg
The Alnus glutinosa chromosome 14, dhAlnGlut1.1, whole genome shotgun sequence genome window above contains:
- the LOC133856697 gene encoding uncharacterized protein LOC133856697, translated to MTVTRSSNQSDFQYDPKIERTLCRLRREARRNSEENDLALDFLFASNSDLKEEEIMAGNRTLKELAAPDLNQQPLCITFPTLDATTTFELKSGLIHLLPTFYGLTGEDPHKHLKELHVVCTSMKPTGVTEEQIKLRAFPFSLKDSAKDWLYYLPSRNITTWNEMKRLFLEKYFPASRASNIRKEICGVRQQNGESLHEYWERFKKLCASCPHHQISEQLLIQYFYEGLLPIDRNMIDAASGGALVDKTPEAARNLIANMAANSQQFGTRLDLPSKPINEVSISSLEQQIASLTSLVRQMAVGNMQTVKACGICSIVGHPTNMCPTLQEEPIEQVNAAGGFPGQPQRKYDPYSSTYNPGWRDHPNLSYENSGMSLDDIVRSLATNTLQFQQETRASIQSLENQMGQMATAINKLEAQSSGKLPSQTVLNPRENVSAIVLRSEQEKEKNVVAEGDFPNDDDVPKRKFPPLSEYKPVPPFPQALTESRKYERNSDLYETFRRCELNIPLLDAIKQVPRYAKFLKELCTHKREQKHKRYEKVRVGENVSAVIQRKLPAKCKDPGMFTIPCTIGNMRFEKAMADLGASINVMPYSIYASLKLGPLLKTGVVIQLADRSIAYPKGVVEDVLVQINDLVFPADFYVLDMENGDQTAPILLGRPFLKTSKAKIDVNSGTITMEFDGKIVKFNICDAMKYPDDDNPVYSVDVIDPLAQEVFELDGKDELEVVISKHLEKKKEELASSVDLQETVTVLNDFPKLQQSSNVALPNYNERPLPSVLQAAPDLKTKAFQDKMIFRKEFKIGQKVLLCQSQLHLFPGKLRSRWIGPFVVTNVFPHGAVEIQNLATSKVIKVNGHRLKTFYEGFQVENLVKLDLEDPICTN
- the LOC133856883 gene encoding pentatricopeptide repeat-containing protein At4g21300 isoform X2, with the translated sequence MKIYARTSPAMFLHTNCNHFNHLRVLYPTVEQALASQFASVLRACSDASVLQQGRQVHAQVILRGISNDCLLGARVLGMYVLCGSFEDAKNTFYKLERRYSLPWNWMIRGFTIMGRFDFALLFYFKMLGFGASPDKYTFPYVIKACNGLNNVSLVKLVNRTIRLMGFELDVFIASSLIKFYAENDCINDARCLFDKMPHKDCVLWNVMLSSYVKNGDPSSALQIFLEMKNSEIRPNSVTFTCILSVCASEAKIGLGTQLHGLVVRYGLELDSPVANTLLAMYSKCRYLFDACKLFDTMPQTDLVTWNGMISGFVQNGFMGEASHLFCEMISVGIKPDSITFASFLPSVTELACVKQGKEIHGYMVRHGVPLDLFVKSALIDIYFKCRNVEMARKIFLQSDTIDVIVCTAMVSGFVLNGMNCDALEIFRWLLKEKMRPNSVTLASVLPACAGLAALKLGKELHCSILKNGLDGRCHVGSAISDMYAKCGRLDLAHHIFGRMSERDTVCWNSMITSCSQNGKPEEAIELFRQMVMEGTRYDCVGISAALSACANLPSLRYGKEIHGVMVKGAFSSDLFAESALIDMYAKCGNLNSARCVFDTMQGKNEVSWNSIISAYGNHGLLKDSLTLFDQMLENKFFPDHVTFLAILSACGHAGEVDIGACYFCSMTEEYGIPARMEHYACMVDLFGRAGRLNEAFEMIKSMPFTPDAGVWGTLLGACRVYVGECAQDTSFDERKTSPEGSWVQLD
- the LOC133856883 gene encoding pentatricopeptide repeat-containing protein At4g21300 isoform X1 codes for the protein MKIYARTSPAMFLHTNCNHFNHLRVLYPTVEQALASQFASVLRACSDASVLQQGRQVHAQVILRGISNDCLLGARVLGMYVLCGSFEDAKNTFYKLERRYSLPWNWMIRGFTIMGRFDFALLFYFKMLGFGASPDKYTFPYVIKACNGLNNVSLVKLVNRTIRLMGFELDVFIASSLIKFYAENDCINDARCLFDKMPHKDCVLWNVMLSSYVKNGDPSSALQIFLEMKNSEIRPNSVTFTCILSVCASEAKIGLGTQLHGLVVRYGLELDSPVANTLLAMYSKCRYLFDACKLFDTMPQTDLVTWNGMISGFVQNGFMGEASHLFCEMISVGIKPDSITFASFLPSVTELACVKQGKEIHGYMVRHGVPLDLFVKSALIDIYFKCRNVEMARKIFLQSDTIDVIVCTAMVSGFVLNGMNCDALEIFRWLLKEKMRPNSVTLASVLPACAGLAALKLGKELHCSILKNGLDGRCHVGSAISDMYAKCGRLDLAHHIFGRMSERDTVCWNSMITSCSQNGKPEEAIELFRQMVMEGTRYDCVGISAALSACANLPSLRYGKEIHGVMVKGAFSSDLFAESALIDMYAKCGNLNSARCVFDTMQGKNEVSWNSIISAYGNHGLLKDSLTLFDQMLENKFFPDHVTFLAILSACGHAGEVDIGACYFCSMTEEYGIPARMEHYACMVDLFGRAGRLNEAFEMIKSMPFTPDAGVWGTLLGACRVYGNVELAEVASRHLFELDPQNSGYYVVLSNLHADAGQWGSVLKIRRLMKERQVQKVPGYSWIDINNTTHIFVAADGSHPESAEIYSTLKRLLLELRKEGYVPQPYLPMHSQSIVM